The proteins below are encoded in one region of Bosea sp. BIWAKO-01:
- a CDS encoding ABC transporter substrate-binding protein, with protein sequence MEDCEAHRHDLRLKAGMLRLAAIFLVFGVMLLAGEPIKALAQSAPPTEARTIGVLFIREIQDRPLPLSLLDIPPPDDGIAGARLALADNNNTGRFLGQEFRLDVIESAKADELLAEAESRVATGQHFLVLDVRPQTVLRLADALKGKDVLLFNAGAPDENLREEDCRANVLHTSPSRAMLADALAQYLVWKQWRRWFLVRGTQPEDQAFAEAVRRAAKRFGGRIVEERAFSDEGGSRRADGGHEQIQLQIPVFTQNAAAHDVVVLADEAGLFGEYFPFRTWEARPVVGTQGLTATSWHPALEQWGATQFQNRFRRSANRTMRPLDYDAWLAVRSIGEAAARRRSTAFAEIAAYLRSAEFDVAGFKGQKLTFRDWNGQLREPILIATPKIPVSVSPQPGFLHQFSTLDTLGLDRPETKCRL encoded by the coding sequence ATGGAGGATTGCGAGGCCCATCGCCATGACCTTCGACTGAAGGCCGGGATGCTGCGCCTTGCGGCCATCTTTCTGGTCTTCGGCGTGATGCTGCTCGCCGGTGAACCGATCAAGGCGCTTGCGCAATCGGCGCCGCCGACGGAGGCCAGGACGATCGGCGTCCTGTTCATCCGGGAGATCCAGGACCGCCCTCTCCCGCTGTCGCTGCTCGACATTCCGCCGCCCGACGACGGTATCGCCGGCGCGCGGCTCGCCCTCGCCGACAACAACAATACGGGGCGTTTTCTCGGCCAGGAGTTTCGGCTCGACGTCATCGAGAGCGCCAAGGCCGATGAACTGCTTGCCGAAGCCGAAAGCCGCGTCGCCACCGGGCAGCATTTTCTCGTTCTCGACGTTCGGCCCCAAACCGTTCTCAGGCTCGCCGACGCGCTGAAGGGAAAGGATGTACTGCTGTTCAACGCCGGCGCGCCGGACGAAAACCTGCGCGAGGAGGATTGCCGCGCCAATGTCCTGCATACGAGCCCGTCGCGCGCGATGCTCGCCGATGCGCTGGCTCAATATCTCGTCTGGAAACAGTGGCGGCGCTGGTTCCTGGTTCGCGGAACGCAGCCGGAAGACCAGGCCTTCGCCGAGGCCGTGCGACGGGCGGCAAAGCGCTTCGGCGGCCGCATTGTCGAGGAGCGGGCTTTCTCCGACGAAGGCGGCTCGCGGCGCGCTGACGGCGGTCACGAGCAGATCCAGCTGCAGATCCCGGTCTTCACGCAGAATGCGGCGGCACATGACGTCGTGGTCCTGGCCGACGAGGCCGGGCTGTTCGGCGAGTACTTCCCGTTTCGGACCTGGGAGGCGCGACCGGTGGTGGGGACACAGGGGCTGACGGCGACAAGCTGGCATCCCGCGCTCGAACAATGGGGAGCGACCCAGTTCCAGAACCGCTTCAGGCGATCGGCGAACCGGACGATGCGGCCGCTCGACTACGATGCCTGGCTCGCGGTCCGCAGCATTGGCGAGGCGGCAGCGCGCCGTCGCTCGACCGCATTTGCCGAGATCGCGGCCTATCTGCGCTCCGCAGAGTTCGATGTGGCAGGGTTCAAGGGCCAGAAACTGACATTCAGGGACTGGAACGGTCAGCTGCGCGAACCGATCCTGATCGCGACGCCGAAGATCCCGGTCTCGGTTTCGCCGCAGCCGGGCTTCCTGCACCAGTTCTCGACGCTGGATACGCTCGGGCTCGACCGACCGGAAACGAAATGCAGATTGTAG
- a CDS encoding YVTN family beta-propeller repeat protein codes for MRLSSCLSAGALLLLASTANAYTVFVSNEKDNTVSVIDSTTLEVTKTIKVGQRPRGIVLARNGEWLLICASDDNVVQVFDTKTLEFVKNLPSGPDPELFTLHPKGNPLYVANEDDNIVTVVDIEKGSVLSEIPVGVEPEGMGISPDGTILVNTSETTNMAHFIDTQSNKTVDHVLVDARPRYAQFTPDGSQVWVSSEIGGTVSVIDVKTRKAIGKVSFQINGVNADAIQPVGVRITRDGKTAFVALGPANRVAVIDTATLKVERYLLVGQRVWQLAFTPDEKLLFTTNGTSNDVSIIDVEKLRVTKSVKVGRYPWGVAIAPF; via the coding sequence ATGCGGCTCTCATCATGTCTTTCGGCGGGCGCGCTTTTACTGCTCGCATCCACAGCCAATGCCTACACGGTGTTTGTCTCCAATGAAAAGGACAACACCGTCAGCGTCATCGACAGCACGACGCTGGAAGTGACCAAGACCATCAAGGTCGGTCAACGTCCGCGCGGGATCGTGCTCGCCCGGAACGGCGAGTGGCTGCTGATCTGCGCGAGCGACGACAATGTCGTGCAGGTATTCGACACCAAGACCCTGGAATTCGTCAAGAATCTGCCATCGGGCCCGGACCCGGAACTCTTCACCCTGCATCCGAAGGGCAACCCGCTCTATGTCGCCAACGAGGACGACAACATCGTCACCGTCGTCGATATCGAAAAAGGCTCGGTCCTCTCGGAAATCCCCGTCGGCGTCGAGCCCGAGGGCATGGGCATCAGCCCTGACGGGACCATTCTCGTCAACACCTCCGAAACGACGAACATGGCGCATTTCATCGACACGCAGAGCAACAAGACGGTCGATCATGTCCTGGTCGACGCCCGTCCGCGCTATGCGCAGTTCACGCCGGATGGATCGCAGGTCTGGGTCAGCTCCGAGATCGGCGGCACCGTCAGCGTCATCGACGTCAAGACGCGCAAAGCCATCGGCAAGGTGTCGTTCCAGATCAACGGCGTCAACGCCGACGCCATCCAGCCCGTGGGGGTGCGGATCACCAGGGATGGCAAGACGGCCTTCGTCGCGCTCGGGCCAGCCAACCGCGTCGCCGTCATCGATACCGCCACCCTGAAAGTGGAGCGCTATCTCCTGGTCGGGCAGCGTGTCTGGCAGCTCGCCTTCACGCCCGACGAGAAGCTGCTCTTCACGACGAACGGAACATCGAACGATGTCTCGATCATCGATGTCGAGAAGCTGCGCGTCACCAAGTCGGTCAAGGTCGGGCGCTATCCCTGGGGCGTCGCCATCGCCCCATTCTGA
- a CDS encoding ABC transporter ATP-binding protein, whose protein sequence is MALSVAGVSHAFGDRHALVDVSLEVPAGSFTVLLGLNGAGKSTLFALITRLYDNVSGEIRVFGDDVRRAPSAALRQIGVVFQSRTLDADLSLLQNLAYHAALHGFARAAARARAMELLEIIGLADKARDKVRALSGGQARRVEIARALLHDPRCLLLDEATVGLDIGARDGIIALVRELVARQGLGVLWATHLIDEVAPSDRIVILHKGRVLFAGDHDSLLAMTGSATIREAFTTMTGSATANPAGTVAA, encoded by the coding sequence ATGGCGCTCTCGGTCGCCGGGGTGAGCCATGCCTTCGGCGACAGGCACGCGCTCGTCGATGTGTCGCTGGAGGTTCCGGCCGGCTCGTTCACGGTGCTGCTGGGTCTCAACGGCGCGGGCAAGTCGACGCTTTTTGCGCTGATCACCCGGCTCTATGACAATGTGAGCGGTGAAATCCGTGTCTTCGGCGATGATGTGCGCCGCGCCCCGTCGGCAGCGTTGCGGCAGATCGGCGTGGTGTTCCAGAGCCGCACGCTCGACGCCGATCTGAGCCTGCTGCAGAACCTCGCCTATCATGCGGCGCTGCATGGCTTCGCTCGCGCCGCGGCGCGGGCGCGTGCCATGGAACTGCTCGAGATCATCGGGCTCGCCGACAAGGCACGCGACAAGGTGCGCGCGCTGTCGGGCGGACAGGCGCGCCGTGTCGAGATCGCACGTGCCCTGCTGCACGACCCGCGCTGCCTTCTGCTCGACGAAGCCACCGTCGGCCTCGATATCGGCGCGCGCGACGGCATCATTGCCCTGGTGCGCGAGCTCGTCGCCCGCCAGGGGCTCGGTGTCCTGTGGGCGACGCATCTGATCGACGAGGTCGCGCCGAGCGACCGCATCGTCATTCTGCACAAGGGCCGGGTGCTGTTTGCCGGCGATCACGACAGCCTGCTCGCCATGACGGGCAGCGCAACGATACGCGAGGCGTTCACGACGATGACGGGCTCAGCGACGGCCAATCCTGCCGGCACGGTGGCGGCATGA
- a CDS encoding ABC transporter permease — protein sequence MKTIPLDHAPPTLADAPERSGFSGYLACFNGIVWREMLRFIHQRERFLSALVRPLVWLFIFAAGFRQVLGVSIIPPYETYVLYEVFVTPGLIGMILLFNAMQSSLSMVYDRETGTMRTLLVSPFPRWFLLTSKLIGGGTVALLQVYVFLLIAYFWEIEPPLLGYLTVLPALFLASLMLGALALFMSSIIKQLENFAGVMNFVIFPMFFASSALYPLWRIRESSPLLYEICRFNPFTHAVELIRFALYAQIDPGSLAAVLGYTAVFLAAAIYAYNPSKGLLGRRGAPGGTA from the coding sequence ATGAAGACCATCCCGCTCGATCATGCGCCACCGACACTGGCGGACGCGCCGGAGCGGTCGGGCTTCTCCGGTTATCTCGCCTGCTTCAACGGCATCGTCTGGCGCGAGATGCTGCGCTTCATCCATCAGCGCGAACGCTTCCTCTCCGCGCTGGTGCGGCCGCTCGTCTGGCTCTTCATCTTCGCCGCCGGCTTTCGCCAGGTTCTCGGCGTCTCGATCATCCCGCCCTATGAAACCTATGTCCTCTACGAGGTCTTCGTGACGCCGGGCCTGATCGGCATGATCCTGCTCTTCAACGCCATGCAGTCCTCGCTCTCGATGGTCTATGACCGCGAAACCGGCACGATGCGAACCTTGCTCGTCAGCCCGTTTCCGCGCTGGTTCCTGCTGACATCGAAGCTGATCGGCGGCGGCACGGTGGCGCTGCTGCAGGTCTATGTCTTTCTGCTGATCGCCTATTTCTGGGAGATCGAGCCGCCCCTGCTCGGCTATCTGACAGTGCTGCCGGCCCTGTTCCTGGCGAGCCTGATGCTCGGCGCGCTCGCCTTGTTCATGTCGTCGATCATCAAGCAGCTGGAGAACTTCGCCGGGGTCATGAACTTCGTGATCTTCCCGATGTTCTTTGCCTCGTCCGCACTCTATCCGCTGTGGCGCATCCGGGAATCGAGCCCGCTGCTCTATGAGATCTGCCGCTTCAATCCCTTCACCCATGCGGTCGAACTGATCCGCTTCGCCCTCTATGCGCAGATTGATCCTGGCTCGCTTGCGGCGGTGCTGGGTTATACCGCTGTCTTTCTCGCTGCCGCCATTTACGCCTATAATCCATCGAAGGGTTTGCTGGGTCGGCGTGGCGCTCCCGGAGGCACGGCATGA
- a CDS encoding PQQ-dependent catabolism-associated CXXCW motif protein, with the protein MWRGGALLALWLTAGSAAGGLALAGADEPAGYRTENYRAPVPATLQGARVIDTLAAELLWRGKSAVFIDVLPRPVKPDNLPANMVWREAPHRSIPGAVWLANTGYGVIPEPLLQAFQAQLATLSGGDKAKTLVFFCLKDCWMSWNAAKRAVSWGYSNVIWFPDGTDGWGEALLPLVEIPPGL; encoded by the coding sequence ATGTGGCGCGGCGGTGCCCTGTTGGCACTCTGGCTAACGGCGGGGTCCGCGGCCGGCGGCCTGGCGCTGGCCGGCGCCGACGAACCCGCAGGCTATCGTACCGAGAATTATCGCGCGCCGGTTCCCGCGACGCTCCAGGGTGCCCGCGTCATCGACACACTAGCCGCCGAGCTGCTGTGGCGCGGGAAATCAGCCGTCTTCATCGATGTCCTGCCACGCCCCGTGAAACCCGACAACCTGCCGGCGAACATGGTCTGGCGCGAGGCGCCGCATCGCAGCATTCCCGGCGCGGTCTGGCTGGCCAATACCGGCTATGGCGTCATCCCCGAACCGTTGCTGCAGGCCTTCCAGGCGCAACTCGCGACGCTCAGCGGCGGCGACAAGGCGAAAACGCTGGTCTTCTTCTGCCTGAAGGATTGCTGGATGTCCTGGAACGCAGCCAAGCGCGCCGTCTCTTGGGGCTACAGCAACGTCATCTGGTTTCCCGACGGCACGGATGGCTGGGGCGAGGCGTTGCTTCCGCTCGTCGAGATTCCGCCAGGTCTATGA
- a CDS encoding substrate-binding domain-containing protein, whose amino-acid sequence MLLFVVGSAAKAAETGRADLVNHDVLRVCSDPANLPFSNEAGQGFENKIAELVAADLKLPLEYTWFPQATGFVRQTLFAKRCDLIIGYAQGDDLVLNSNHYYRSSYALVHRPGQGLDGVATLADERLKDKRIGIVAGTPPGNIMAMLGLMQRARPYPLTVDRRFDAPAERMIADIRSGEIDAGILWGPIGGYFASRGGEKLAVTPLLRETMGPRMAYRITFGVRHQEDDWKRKLNEIIARRQGDIDAILLDFGVPLLDEDTVPITAPRR is encoded by the coding sequence ATCCTGCTCTTCGTCGTCGGAAGCGCCGCCAAGGCGGCCGAAACTGGCCGCGCGGATCTCGTCAATCACGATGTCCTCCGCGTCTGCAGCGACCCGGCCAATCTGCCTTTCTCGAACGAAGCCGGGCAGGGCTTTGAGAACAAGATCGCGGAACTCGTCGCCGCTGACTTGAAGCTCCCGCTCGAATATACTTGGTTTCCGCAGGCGACAGGATTTGTGCGCCAGACGCTGTTCGCCAAGCGCTGCGACCTGATCATCGGTTACGCGCAGGGCGACGATCTCGTCCTCAACAGCAACCATTACTACCGCTCGAGCTATGCCCTGGTTCATCGGCCGGGGCAGGGACTCGACGGCGTCGCGACGCTCGCCGACGAACGGTTGAAGGACAAGCGCATCGGCATCGTCGCCGGCACGCCGCCCGGGAACATCATGGCGATGCTTGGGCTGATGCAGAGGGCAAGGCCCTATCCGCTGACGGTCGACCGGCGCTTCGACGCTCCCGCGGAGCGGATGATCGCCGATATCCGGTCCGGGGAGATCGATGCCGGGATTCTGTGGGGGCCGATCGGCGGCTATTTCGCCAGCCGCGGCGGCGAAAAACTGGCCGTGACGCCGCTGCTAAGGGAAACGATGGGGCCGCGCATGGCCTATCGGATCACCTTCGGCGTGCGTCATCAGGAGGATGACTGGAAGCGCAAGTTGAACGAGATCATCGCCAGGAGGCAGGGCGATATCGATGCGATCCTGCTGGATTTCGGCGTGCCGCTGCTGGACGAGGACACGGTGCCGATCACAGCGCCGCGGCGCTGA
- a CDS encoding c-type cytochrome, methanol metabolism-related translates to MKHFGIDFAFAGLALLAVLLSTTGGSSQDKPAKTEQDGKWTLEDGTPTYNITADGKVDWYTYSGFRRYHSECHVCHGPEGEGSSYAPALVGSLKTMKYTDFTEVVAGGRTITRPDKTSVMPALGDNANVMCYLDDIYVYLKARADGALPRGTRPERAVEKPEAAIQNEKTCMGS, encoded by the coding sequence GTGAAACATTTCGGCATCGACTTCGCATTTGCAGGGCTCGCTCTCTTGGCGGTGCTGCTGTCGACGACCGGCGGGTCGTCGCAGGACAAGCCGGCAAAGACCGAACAGGACGGAAAATGGACGCTGGAAGACGGCACGCCGACCTACAACATCACGGCTGACGGCAAGGTCGACTGGTATACCTATTCCGGCTTCAGGCGTTACCATTCCGAATGCCATGTTTGCCATGGTCCCGAAGGGGAAGGCTCGAGCTACGCGCCGGCCCTGGTCGGATCCCTGAAGACCATGAAATATACCGACTTCACGGAAGTGGTCGCCGGTGGGCGTACGATCACGCGCCCCGACAAGACCAGCGTCATGCCGGCGCTCGGCGATAACGCCAATGTCATGTGTTATCTCGACGACATCTACGTCTATCTCAAGGCGCGCGCCGATGGCGCGCTGCCGCGTGGTACGCGTCCGGAACGCGCCGTCGAAAAGCCGGAGGCGGCGATCCAGAATGAAAAGACCTGCATGGGCTCCTAG
- a CDS encoding methanol/ethanol family PQQ-dependent dehydrogenase, with amino-acid sequence MRKLIQSAVLLTTVAFPVFALANPDVIKQTSDPNQWAIQTGDYANTRYSKLDQINRDNVKNLKVAWTFSTGVLRGHEGAPLVIGNTMYVHTPFPNIVYALDLNQDGKIIWKYEPKQDPSVIPVMCCDTVYRGVAYADGMIFLHQADTTVVALDAKTGKEVWKVVNGDPKKGETNTATVLPVKDKVIVGISGAEFGVRGHVTAYDMKTGKQLWRAYSLGPDSEMLIDPEKTTSLGKPVGKDSSLKTWTGDQWKIGGGSAWGWYSYDPETNLFFYGTANPSTWNPVQRAGADGKPIDQKWTMSIFARDADTGVAKWAYQMTPFDEWDYDGVNEMILADIPVGGQPRKALVHFDRNGLGYTLDRVTGELLVAQKFDPKVNWTTGVVMDKNSPQYGRPQVVPAMSTFQTGQDKNTKGVCPAALGSKDQQPAAYSPRTGLFYVPTNHVCMDYEPFRVSYTAGQPYVGATLSMYPAPGSHGGMGNFVAWDAGQGKIVWSVPEQFSVWSGALATGGGVVFYGTLEGYLKAVDEKDGKELFKFKTPSGIIGNVMTYNHNGKQHVAVLSGIGGWAGIGLAAGLTNPTDGLGAVGGYAALRDYTALGGVLTVFTLP; translated from the coding sequence ATGCGAAAGCTTATCCAATCGGCAGTTTTGTTGACGACCGTGGCCTTTCCAGTCTTCGCGCTGGCGAATCCCGATGTGATCAAGCAGACATCGGACCCCAATCAATGGGCGATCCAGACGGGTGACTACGCGAATACCCGTTATTCCAAGCTGGACCAGATCAATCGTGACAACGTCAAGAATCTGAAGGTGGCGTGGACCTTCTCGACCGGCGTGCTGCGCGGTCATGAAGGCGCGCCGCTGGTGATTGGCAACACGATGTATGTCCACACGCCGTTTCCGAACATCGTCTATGCGCTCGACCTGAACCAGGACGGCAAGATCATCTGGAAATACGAGCCCAAGCAGGACCCGTCGGTCATTCCGGTGATGTGCTGCGATACCGTGTACCGCGGCGTCGCCTATGCGGATGGCATGATCTTCCTGCATCAGGCCGACACCACGGTCGTGGCGCTCGACGCCAAGACCGGCAAGGAAGTCTGGAAGGTCGTCAACGGCGATCCCAAGAAGGGCGAGACCAATACGGCCACTGTCCTGCCGGTGAAGGACAAGGTCATCGTCGGCATTTCCGGAGCGGAATTCGGCGTGCGGGGGCATGTCACCGCCTACGACATGAAGACAGGCAAGCAGCTCTGGCGGGCCTATTCGCTCGGTCCCGACAGCGAGATGCTGATCGACCCGGAGAAAACCACGTCGCTCGGCAAGCCGGTCGGCAAGGATTCCTCCCTGAAGACCTGGACGGGCGATCAGTGGAAGATCGGCGGCGGCTCGGCCTGGGGCTGGTATTCCTATGATCCGGAAACCAACCTGTTCTTCTACGGCACTGCCAATCCCTCGACCTGGAACCCGGTGCAGCGGGCTGGCGCCGACGGCAAGCCGATCGACCAGAAATGGACCATGTCGATCTTTGCCCGCGATGCCGATACCGGTGTCGCGAAATGGGCCTACCAGATGACGCCATTCGACGAGTGGGACTATGACGGCGTCAACGAGATGATCCTGGCCGATATCCCGGTCGGCGGCCAGCCCCGCAAGGCGCTGGTTCATTTCGACCGTAACGGGCTTGGCTACACGCTCGATCGTGTCACCGGTGAATTGCTCGTCGCCCAGAAATTCGACCCGAAGGTCAACTGGACGACCGGGGTCGTGATGGACAAGAACAGCCCGCAATATGGTCGTCCGCAGGTCGTGCCGGCCATGTCGACATTCCAGACCGGCCAGGACAAGAACACCAAGGGCGTCTGCCCGGCGGCGCTGGGCTCCAAGGATCAGCAGCCGGCCGCCTATTCGCCGCGCACCGGTCTGTTCTACGTGCCGACGAACCATGTCTGCATGGATTACGAGCCGTTCCGTGTGTCCTACACGGCCGGCCAGCCTTATGTCGGCGCGACCCTCTCGATGTATCCGGCGCCCGGCAGCCATGGCGGCATGGGCAATTTCGTCGCCTGGGACGCAGGCCAAGGCAAGATCGTCTGGTCGGTTCCTGAACAGTTTTCGGTCTGGTCAGGTGCGCTTGCGACCGGAGGCGGCGTGGTCTTCTACGGCACGCTCGAAGGTTATCTGAAGGCGGTCGATGAAAAGGACGGCAAGGAACTGTTCAAGTTCAAGACGCCGTCGGGCATCATCGGCAACGTCATGACCTATAACCACAACGGCAAGCAACACGTTGCCGTGCTGTCGGGCATCGGCGGCTGGGCCGGCATCGGTCTCGCTGCGGGCCTGACCAACCCGACCGACGGTCTCGGCGCGGTCGGCGGCTATGCCGCGCTGCGCGACTACACCGCGCTCGGTGGCGTTCTGACGGTCTTCACGCTGCCATGA
- a CDS encoding quinoprotein relay system zinc metallohydrolase 2 — MSPLSTTEIAPGVFVHQGAYAVFAPSNRGDIANLSFVIGRDAVAVIDTGGSLAIGQALRAAIRTVTNKPIRYVINTHMHPDHLFGNAAFADDRPEFIGHHKLARALAARAERFLTLNAEWLGPDAFAGTRLIAPTRAVADRSIIDLGERELILEAQPTAHTDNDLTVRDTASDTLFLGDLLFMRHVPVLDGSIRGWLALIGRLEQVAAGRVVPGHGPPTAAWPEAAQPQKRYLERVSADVRRMIKQGRSITEAAATVGLSEKESWLLFDEFNARNVTAAFAELEWE, encoded by the coding sequence GTGTCTCCCCTGAGCACCACGGAGATTGCGCCTGGCGTCTTCGTGCATCAGGGCGCCTACGCCGTCTTCGCGCCGTCAAATCGAGGCGACATCGCCAACCTGTCCTTCGTGATCGGTCGTGATGCGGTCGCCGTGATCGACACCGGCGGCAGCCTGGCCATCGGCCAGGCGCTGCGCGCCGCCATCCGGACGGTGACGAACAAGCCCATTCGTTACGTGATCAACACGCATATGCATCCCGACCATCTGTTCGGGAACGCCGCCTTTGCCGATGACCGGCCGGAGTTCATCGGCCACCACAAGCTGGCGCGCGCCTTGGCCGCGCGGGCCGAGCGTTTCCTGACACTCAACGCGGAATGGCTCGGTCCGGACGCCTTTGCCGGCACCCGCCTGATCGCGCCGACGCGTGCCGTCGCGGACCGGTCGATCATCGATCTCGGCGAACGCGAGCTTATCCTCGAAGCCCAGCCGACGGCGCACACCGACAACGACCTGACCGTTCGGGATACCGCCTCGGACACGCTCTTTCTCGGCGACCTGCTGTTCATGCGGCATGTCCCGGTCCTCGACGGATCGATCCGCGGTTGGCTGGCGCTGATCGGCCGCCTCGAACAGGTCGCAGCAGGGCGTGTCGTGCCCGGCCACGGGCCACCGACAGCGGCCTGGCCCGAGGCGGCGCAACCCCAGAAGCGGTATCTGGAAAGAGTTTCCGCGGATGTGCGCCGCATGATAAAACAGGGACGATCGATCACTGAGGCTGCCGCGACCGTTGGACTCTCCGAGAAGGAGAGTTGGCTCCTGTTCGACGAGTTCAACGCCCGCAATGTGACTGCCGCATTTGCCGAGCTTGAATGGGAGTGA
- a CDS encoding quinoprotein dehydrogenase-associated SoxYZ-like carrier, which produces MTELIARRSVLYLVGAVITGLPVTLARAEDDPWPGLHQDVFRSRPIIEEDGLVTLDAPVRAEDAALVPLTVTLDRDRLSAPLTLTLLIDKNPAPVAATFFFGEGSGEIVLSTRVRIDAYSNVRAVVETSTGVLHMTTRYVKASGGCSAPALKDAELAEAELGKMQLRQFEGSLPASTSREAQLMIRHPNYSGMQMNQLTGYYIPAKFVTDVEVKRGDALVFRMEGGISLSADPNIRFTFRSTGPDDVLTAVAKDTDGRVLHGSWPVKSGKES; this is translated from the coding sequence ATGACTGAGCTCATCGCACGCCGTAGCGTCCTTTATCTTGTGGGCGCCGTGATCACGGGCCTGCCGGTTACGCTGGCGCGGGCCGAGGACGATCCCTGGCCCGGCCTCCATCAGGACGTGTTCAGGAGCCGGCCGATCATCGAGGAGGACGGGCTGGTGACACTGGACGCACCCGTCCGTGCCGAAGATGCGGCCCTGGTTCCGCTGACCGTGACACTCGACCGCGACAGGCTGTCGGCCCCGCTCACCCTGACCTTGCTGATCGACAAGAACCCGGCGCCGGTTGCCGCCACCTTCTTCTTCGGCGAGGGATCGGGCGAAATCGTGCTGTCGACGCGCGTGCGGATCGACGCCTATTCGAATGTCCGCGCCGTGGTCGAAACCAGCACTGGGGTGCTGCACATGACGACCCGATATGTGAAGGCCTCCGGCGGCTGCTCGGCGCCGGCCCTGAAGGATGCCGAGCTGGCAGAGGCCGAACTCGGCAAGATGCAGCTGCGGCAATTCGAGGGAAGCCTCCCGGCCTCGACCTCGCGCGAGGCGCAACTGATGATCCGGCACCCGAATTATTCCGGGATGCAGATGAACCAGCTGACGGGCTACTACATCCCGGCGAAATTCGTCACCGATGTCGAAGTGAAGCGCGGCGATGCGCTCGTCTTCCGCATGGAGGGCGGCATCTCGCTGAGCGCGGACCCCAACATCCGCTTCACCTTCCGGTCGACAGGTCCGGATGATGTGCTCACCGCGGTCGCGAAGGATACGGACGGCCGCGTGCTGCACGGCAGCTGGCCGGTCAAGAGCGGAAAGGAAAGCTGA
- a CDS encoding pentapeptide repeat-containing protein, producing MPAVAEAKLTVREVTQRLFQLAPGARADLGGQDLRSLDLSGLDFRRARLAGSDLFGADLVRADLSGTDLHGARLDRAVIIGTDFSGADLSDATLLLPSAVSSLSYDASEAPRFRNANLARAVIVAHLSGADMRGADLTAAVFNYADMRGTLMTTLRTELFGCDLTGAILRHTDLTGIVLRFAKLRHADLTGAVLVNVDLSKADLTAADLSEADLTGVDFDGAILTGVKGLESARGLALAHNLDKAVR from the coding sequence ATGCCGGCGGTCGCTGAAGCCAAGCTCACCGTTCGCGAGGTTACGCAGAGGTTGTTCCAGCTCGCGCCCGGCGCGCGTGCTGATCTCGGCGGGCAGGATTTGCGCAGCCTCGATCTGAGCGGGCTCGATTTCCGGCGGGCGCGGCTCGCCGGCAGCGATCTCTTTGGCGCCGACCTGGTTCGCGCCGATCTTTCGGGAACCGATCTGCACGGCGCCCGGCTCGACCGGGCGGTGATCATCGGCACGGATTTCAGCGGCGCCGACCTCTCCGACGCCACCCTGCTGCTGCCGAGCGCCGTTTCGAGCCTGTCCTATGATGCAAGCGAAGCGCCTCGCTTCCGGAACGCCAATCTTGCACGCGCCGTCATCGTCGCCCACCTGAGCGGCGCCGATATGCGCGGAGCCGACCTGACCGCAGCCGTCTTCAACTATGCGGATATGCGGGGAACGCTGATGACGACGCTACGCACCGAGCTCTTCGGCTGCGACCTGACAGGCGCAATCCTGCGCCATACCGACCTGACAGGCATCGTCCTGCGCTTTGCCAAATTGCGGCATGCCGACCTGACCGGGGCCGTGCTGGTCAATGTCGATCTGTCCAAGGCCGACCTCACCGCCGCGGATCTGAGCGAAGCTGATCTGACCGGCGTCGATTTCGACGGTGCGATCCTGACCGGGGTGAAGGGCCTGGAAAGCGCCCGGGGCCTTGCCCTGGCACATAATCTGGACAAGGCGGTAAGGTAG